The Setaria italica strain Yugu1 chromosome VIII, Setaria_italica_v2.0, whole genome shotgun sequence genome includes the window ATCTAACNNNNNNNNNNNNNNNNNNNNNNNNNNNNNNNNNNNNNNNNNNNNNNNNNNNNNNNNNNNNNNNNNNNNNNNNNNNNNNNNNNNNNNNNNNNNNNNNNNNNACTGATTGTTCTAAATCCAGAGATTTGATAATTCATAGCCATGTCTTCATTCTTTGTTGCATTACTTGTTTTTTCCATATCGTACTGTTTCTTCTCATATGTCTATTTCCAGGCCTTAATATCTGCTCCATGTTACAGGAACAGTATGAAGACTCAGAAAATATTTGGACTTGCGCCCTTCTGTTGGCTACATTGTTTCAGGATTCAGTTATTGTTCAATCTTCCGAAATAATGCGAACAATACCTTCTTTAGCATCCTTGCTAAAATCTGATGATATCATCAATAAATACTTTGCTGCACAAGCACTGGCCAGCCTTGTTTCCACTGGGAGTAGAGGTATACAGCTTGCTATTGCAAATTCTGGTGCAGTTTTGGGTGCTGTAGCCTTGATTGGACAGGTAGAATCTGATATGCCAAATCTTGTTACAATGGGGGAAGAGTTCAAGTTGGCAGAGAATCCAAGTCAAATAATATTGAGAACCCTTTTTGAGCTTGAAGATGTTTGCACTGGTGCCATTGCTCGAAGGTCCATACCCTTGCTAGTGGATCTACTTAAACCAATGCCAGACAGACCAGGTGCACCTCTGATCGCTTTGCACCTTCTGACCCAGCTAGCAGAAGGTAGTGAGACAAATAAAGTTGCTATGGCAGAGGCTGGAGCTTTAGATGCTTTGACTAAGTATCTATCTTTAAGCCCTCAAGACTCAACTGAAACTACTATAACAAATTTGCTAGGGATCTTATACAGTAATCCTGATCTGCTTTACCATGAATCATCACGTAGCACTTCAAATCAGCTAGTAGCTGTCTTACGTTTGGGCTCGAGAAGTTCTAGGCTTAGTGCAGTAAGAACATTGCAGAAGCTTTTTGATTCAGAGAATATAAGGGACACCGAGGTGGCTCGGCAAGCTATTCAACCATTACTTGACATGCTTGAGTCAGGAACTGAAATAGAACAGCAGGCAGCACTTGGTGCACTTATCAAGCTTTCTGCTGGGAATATCTCTAAGGGTTCTGCTATGTTTGACGTAGAAAGCAACACACTTGAAAATCTTTACAAAATTTTGTCCTTCAGTTCATCATTAGAGCTCAAGAAAGATGCTGCTCAACTCTGCTATATTTTATTTGAGAATTCAACCATACGTGCATCACCCATTGCAACAGAATGTCTTCAACCCCTGATATCATTAATGACATCAGGATCTAGCTTGGCTGTTGAACCAGCTGTTTGTGCTCTGAATAGACTACTTGAAGAGGAGTACAATGCAGAGGTTGCTGCAACTGGTGAAGTTATTGATCTTCTTGTTAGTTTTGTTCCTGGAACAAACTACCAGTTGTCTGAAGCATGTATCGGTGCTCTCATAAAATTGGGTAAGGACCGTCCAAACTGCAAGCTTGACATGGTTAAAGCTGGTATCATTGAGCATGCACTTGATATGATTCTTGATGTTCCTGTATCTGTTAGTTCATCCATTGCTGAGTTGCTTCGCATTTTGACAAACAACAGTGGCATTGCTAAAAGTTCTGCTGCTGCAAAAATGGTGGAGCCACTTTTCTTACTTCTACGTCGCCCAGATGTTACCATGTGGGACCAGCACAGCGCATTGCAAGCACTCGTAAATATTCTGGAGAAACCTCAGAGTCTAGCAGCATTGAAGTTGACTCCCAGTCAAATAATTGAGCCTTTAATATCATTTCTTGAGTCTCCCTCGCAAGCAATTCAGCAACTTGGCACTGAGGTGCTCTCACATCTTCTAGAACAGGAGCATTTTCAACAGGACATCACTACAAAAAATGCAGTTGTTCCTCTTGTGCAGCTTGCTGGTATTGGAATCTTGAGCTTACAACAAACTGCAGTTAAAGCTCTTGAAAACATATCACAGAGTTGGCCCAAGGCTGTAGCAGATGCAGGTGGGATTTTTGAACTTTCAAAGGTAATTGTCCAGGATGATCCTCAGCCAAGTCAAGCACTATGGGAATCTGCAGCACTTGTGTTATGTAATGTTTTGCGATATAATTCTGACAACTACGTTAAAGTCTCAATGGCTGTACTTGTAAGATTGCTGAACTCGACCACGGAGAGTACTGTCACAATAGCTCTCAGCGCTTTACTTGTTCAAGAGAAAAGTAGTTCACGCTGTGCTGTGGCTATGGCTGAGGCTGGGGCAGTACGTGCACTCTTGGAGCTCCTGAAGAGCCATCGTTGTGAGGAATCTGCAGCAAGATTGCTTGAAGCGCTGATAAACAATTCAAGGGTCCGTGAAACAAAAGTTGCCAAGTATGCTATTGCTCCTCTCTCACAGTACCTGTTAGATCCTCAGTCTAAGAATCAGTCAGCAAAGTTTCTGGTAACTCTTGCACTAGGTGACATTTTTCAGCATGAAGCACTTGCAAGAGCAAGTGACTCTGTTTCTGCCTGCCGTGCTCTTGTAAGCCTACTTGAGGACCAGCCTACGGATGACATGACAATGGTTGCTATTTGTGCACTGCAAAGCTTAGTGATGCACAGCAGGACAAATAGGCGAGCTGTGGCGGAGGCTGGGGGCATTTTGGTTGTGCAAGAATTGCTACTTTCTCCAAATGTGGATATTTCAGGACAGGCTGCTCTTCTAATCAAGTACCTATTTTCAAATCATACATTGCAAGAATACGTGTCAAATGAGCTCATCCGGTCTCTCACTGGTAAGACCATAATTTTTATACTGAAGTCtgtcataatattttatttcagATGAAAATTTCTTCACGTTCATGTGCAAAGTCTCATGCTCCTTTATTGTGAAAATTAAATGTTCCTTCGTTTGCCATTTTGCCCTTGATACTATAAACAGGAATATCTAATCAACAGCAGATGTGTTAAGTGACAAATAATTGAATTGCAAGTGTTTGATGGTTGCTATACGTGCTTAGTGATGGATTGGTTTCATTGTTTCTCTAATGTCGATTGTAATTTATTGCAGCTGCCTTGGAGAGAGAGCTGCTCTCTATGTCATCTATCAATGAAGTTATTCTGAGGACCATATATGTGATATTCAGCAACTTCAAAAAAGTGCGGTTTTCTGAGGCAGCAACCTTGTGCATACCCCATCTGGTGTGTGCCCTGAAGGATGGAAATGAGTCTGCCCAAGAGAGTGTGCTCGATACCCTTTGCTTGCTGAAAGAATCTTGGCCGCAGATGAATGAAGACATTGCTAAAGCCCAGTCCCTGATTTCAGCTGAAGCCATACCTGTTCTACAAATGCTTATGAAAACCTGTCCTCCCAGTTTTCATGAGAGAGCTGATAGTTTGCTGCATTGCTTGCCTGGTTGCTTGACAGTGACCATAATTCGTGGGAATAATTTGAAACAGACAATGGGGGGTACAAATGCATTTTGTTGCCTGCAAATAGGAAATGGTCCTCCAAGGCAAACTAAGGTAATTTCTTGTAGATTTGGTCCTACTCAACAATTCATACATGGTGTGCACTTGTGTCTTTTGCTCTGAAACCCAGTAATGCCAGCAATGAGCCCTGCAACACTGGGAACAGTGTTTGGCAAGTGGTATTCTTAGTGGACATCTTAGTTGATATTTTTGTTGTCTGCAGCAGctgatggttttttttttctgaatgacAGGTGGTTAACCACAGCATCTGCCCAGCATGGAACGAGGGTTTCACTTGGTTATTCGACGTTGCCCCAAAAGGGCAGAAGCTCTACATCATATGCAAGAGCAAAAATACATTCGGAAAGGTATGGCCATATGGACGGCATATCTTCGCCAGTTATCTTTTCTTGGTTAATGCCTGTAATTCCTATGTTACTTCTCAAATGCTGCTATTTTTGTTCCAGTCGACCCTTGGAAGAGTGACCATCCAGATCGACAAGGTTGTCACCGAGGGTGTATACAGCGGGTTCTTCAGCCTCAGCCACGATGGCGGTAAGGATGGCTCGAGAACCCTTGAGATAGAGATTGTATGGTCAAACAGGCCATCCAACGACAGTATGTAGCATATGGCTGATTTACCTGACACCAATCTTATACTACTGGCTTCCATGTAAATCAGCCCCATAATCATCCAAATTCATTTATATGTAGAAAGGTGGGACACTTAGATAACCCCGCATTATCATCATTCAATTATTCTTAGGTCCTCGCTGGATTGTAGCCTTACAGCTGTAACAGATTTTGGACCGGGTAATTTTTTTGTACAGGCGAATATGTTTCCTGTAATTATATTTTTAGTTTAGATTGGTGTGAGACTTAGAAACACAGCTGATAAAGAACATTTATGTGATGTGTGGGAAGATATTGTCTGCATGGGTTATGGGTGTGTGCTGTTCATGTCAACACAAAATCTGGACCTCAGGCTTCTACGTTGAACAATACGGAACAACACGGAGGATCTggaagatctgcttaactccagtacAGACTCCAAATCTATTCacgagtggtgcaaggcgtgctagtcaatttgacTTAAAAATTAACAAGGTAAGCATAATTTAATCCGATTGGCGGCTAAGCCTAAGGTAAGCATAATTTAATCCGATTGGCTAAGCCTTTCGAACTTATGGGTAGatgttcttggaataaacaccacaacaggCAGATATTCAATTCCAATAAACACTACAACAGTCAGATATTCAATGTAACCATGCggtataaataaataaaacattaataGCATGTGCTATCGGCTATATGAGTTGATGGGCTAAGCTAAAGCATTGTAAAATAACAGTCATGACAGGAGCCCTTGCTAATCATGCACATATCAGATAGATTAAGAGATCTGATCAATATCCTGAACTTAGATAAGATAATACGAATGAGAGGGTATTcacatcaatctattaacctacactccctctgttctaaaaagaatgcaactcttgcttctcgaggagtcaaacagttttaagtttgatcaaatttatactaaAATACTAGCATTCACATCTCCAAATaaatttagtatgaaaatatattacatgattatTCTTTCGATgtttattttgtaccataaataTTAGTATTgtttcatataaatttggtcaaatttaaaattagttGACTTATCGGGAAGCTAATAAGATTAGAACACAGCAACAAGAATCCCTTGCACTTAcgagctaattaagctaataaaacctgatcaatgtcatgaccatataattgaacttagacaaggtaacagaGTGAGAGAGCATTAACTTTGGTCCATTAACTTAACTAGACAACCTTGTGGCAACAAGACCTCGTACGcgcccctatcggctcaatgatgtCATCATACTTCTAGGGAAACGGATGAGACCCAACCGAAACatcggctctcaacagtagcgTGCTGACATCAGAAGCTCgacggttagcaatacgaggggcatgAGTAAAGATCTaccggacctagcatatataaagcaataaAAACGTGCAAGATCTACCAGccgatacgatcagataactGTGAACGTTTAAATAGGGCAAGGGAGGGCAAGGAAGCTGATGAAGACAATCTAACCAGATCTGAGtcgttcgataactgtgagcgcttAATAGAACTAGGGGATCGAAACAAtacaacttaataaaaccaaacgaCTCGATAACTGTGAGAAACCGTtgaagacaagcagaatattgaaCAAAACCTAAAAAGTTCTAcgtgcaatctaagataactcgataactagcaaCACAACTGAGTATcaaaatataagacttaacttaaaATGTCCTGATAGAGGCTGTAATGATCGGATGACGGTACTTATAAGCTCTTTTGAGATCGAAGTCGATGCAGCCGTGCATGCAGGAATGAACTCGtcgaaactactctactcctactcctaagatTTTGGCGGCGTGGCatcgaaaggttgtattgattgattgatgattctTGTTTACAATGACagggtacatatttataccgTGGACTAATGACTTCTAGCCGGTTACATCGTACAAAATTTATCCTAAAAGAAATAtctaaacaaaagaaaatactaAAGGAAATAGTAAGGCACATGGACTCCTGGCTGTGTACAGACCTTGCTAATAAAGTTCCCTCCGACCTTTGC containing:
- the LOC101760649 gene encoding protein CELLULOSE SYNTHASE INTERACTIVE 3, with the translated sequence MANFNSSEHQDSREPMSPSPSTSSSISREKGDLAEVDDPESAMSTVARLLEDLHASTVSPSEKETTTRRLLELAKAKKEARILIGSHSQAMPLLISTLRIGSSAAKVNAAALLSALCKEEDLRVRVLLGGCIPPLISLLKSESAEAKKAAAEAIYEVSSGGLSDDHIGRKIFVTEGVVPTLWDLLNPRSCQDRVVEGFVTGALRNLCGDKDGYWKATLEAGGVEIITGLLSSKNTASQSNAASLLARFICAFGDSIPKIIDAGAVKALLHLLNRDNVISVRESAADALEALSSKSSIAKKAVVDAGGLPILIGAVVAPSKECMQGETCHSLQSHAVHALSNICGGTTSLLLYLGELCQAPRSPVPLADILGALAYSLMVFDGTDGKSFDPVEIENTLVVLLKSHDSKLDRILEALASLYGNDCLSGRMDHSNSKKVLVGLITMAPADVQEHLVRALTSLCCDGVGIWEALGKREGVQLLISLLGLSSEQQQEYAVSLLAILSDEVDDSKWAITAAGGIPPLVQLLETGSQKAKEDAAYIMWNMCSDSDDIRACIESAGAVLALIWLLKSGSPRGQEASVKALKKLIRSADSATINQLLALLLSDSLSSKAHVITVLGHVLVLAPQRALIQNGSPANKGLRSLVLVLESSNEETQEIAATVLADIFTMRQDICDILEIDEIVQPCMKLLTSGNQVIATQSARALGALSCSASAMSKNKMSCLTEGDVRPLIEMAKTSSIVVAETAFAALANLLSDAQIAKEALDDNIVLALTRVLKEGSLEGKISASRSLRQLLNQFPLSEVLPDYSQCCFIIHALLVCLSGISLDNVTSLEPLDVLALMARTKEGAHFSPPLCTAFLEVPESLEPLVRCVSIGLPPIQDKSIQILASLCQGRPSLLGEYLNRSQGCIGSLASRVMESKDMEIRISSAVILISAMRDRREQSIDVLEASKLLKDLISALIDMLKQHSSLTSLDIEIWKPYTETSSLNYEQDVLSVPELGKVSEETVALWLLSLICSYHARSKYTVMELGGVDAVSDRLASCTANRQEQYEDSENIWTCALLLATLFQDSVIVQSSEIMRTIPSLASLLKSDDIINKYFAAQALASLVSTGSRGIQLAIANSGAVLGAVALIGQVESDMPNLVTMGEEFKLAENPSQIILRTLFELEDVCTGAIARRSIPLLVDLLKPMPDRPGAPLIALHLLTQLAEGSETNKVAMAEAGALDALTKYLSLSPQDSTETTITNLLGILYSNPDLLYHESSRSTSNQLVAVLRLGSRSSRLSAVRTLQKLFDSENIRDTEVARQAIQPLLDMLESGTEIEQQAALGALIKLSAGNISKGSAMFDVESNTLENLYKILSFSSSLELKKDAAQLCYILFENSTIRASPIATECLQPLISLMTSGSSLAVEPAVCALNRLLEEEYNAEVAATGEVIDLLVSFVPGTNYQLSEACIGALIKLGKDRPNCKLDMVKAGIIEHALDMILDVPVSVSSSIAELLRILTNNSGIAKSSAAAKMVEPLFLLLRRPDVTMWDQHSALQALVNILEKPQSLAALKLTPSQIIEPLISFLESPSQAIQQLGTEVLSHLLEQEHFQQDITTKNAVVPLVQLAGIGILSLQQTAVKALENISQSWPKAVADAGGIFELSKVIVQDDPQPSQALWESAALVLCNVLRYNSDNYVKVSMAVLVRLLNSTTESTVTIALSALLVQEKSSSRCAVAMAEAGAVRALLELLKSHRCEESAARLLEALINNSRVRETKVAKYAIAPLSQYLLDPQSKNQSAKFLVTLALGDIFQHEALARASDSVSACRALVSLLEDQPTDDMTMVAICALQSLVMHSRTNRRAVAEAGGILVVQELLLSPNVDISGQAALLIKYLFSNHTLQEYVSNELIRSLTAALERELLSMSSINEVILRTIYVIFSNFKKVRFSEAATLCIPHLVCALKDGNESAQESVLDTLCLLKESWPQMNEDIAKAQSLISAEAIPVLQMLMKTCPPSFHERADSLLHCLPGCLTVTIIRGNNLKQTMGGTNAFCCLQIGNGPPRQTKVVNHSICPAWNEGFTWLFDVAPKGQKLYIICKSKNTFGKSTLGRVTIQIDKVVTEGVYSGFFSLSHDGGKDGSRTLEIEIVWSNRPSNDSM